Proteins from a genomic interval of Treponema primitia ZAS-1:
- a CDS encoding substrate-binding domain-containing protein, producing MKKIALVLVVLMAASALVFAGGGQQSGGAAASGKTQIALLMRNMDEQFLKDYSEAVRKLAAAKNVDLNVQDARSDGATQLTQLQTLLNQGYKYFVIVPAVSELSEQMNQLIAERGGAAAYSNIQPTVAALKVGKNFFYASSPEFVAGRYQGELIADYFDKYPDKAPGKAVNMLLILGQLGHPAQINREAGLMAELKTRGYTVNVIARDTANWTPDQSQQKMDAWIGAYRGKFNVVAAQNDGMALGAVESLIQNGFTKTDFSDGTTLTVPVLGIDATQDAINSMSENKLYATVLQDAVGQSAAAFDVVYQVAAGTYKPGNPAGGTPAATTPIDETPANDAAIIGQCYLVPFVPVDKASDYYKANAPK from the coding sequence ATGAAGAAAATTGCATTGGTTTTGGTTGTATTAATGGCAGCCTCAGCACTGGTATTCGCCGGCGGTGGACAGCAGTCAGGCGGTGCGGCAGCGAGTGGGAAAACTCAGATTGCCCTGCTTATGAGGAATATGGACGAACAGTTCCTCAAGGATTATTCCGAAGCGGTACGGAAATTAGCGGCGGCAAAGAATGTGGACCTGAATGTTCAGGACGCCCGGAGCGACGGCGCTACCCAGCTTACCCAGCTTCAGACCCTGCTTAACCAGGGGTATAAGTACTTTGTAATCGTCCCTGCGGTTTCCGAACTTTCCGAGCAGATGAATCAGCTCATCGCGGAACGGGGCGGAGCGGCGGCTTATTCCAATATCCAGCCGACCGTAGCGGCCCTCAAGGTGGGCAAGAACTTCTTCTACGCCTCATCCCCGGAATTTGTGGCCGGACGCTACCAGGGCGAGCTTATTGCGGATTATTTTGACAAATATCCGGATAAGGCCCCGGGCAAAGCGGTAAATATGCTCCTCATCCTGGGTCAGTTGGGCCATCCCGCCCAGATCAACCGGGAAGCGGGCCTTATGGCGGAACTCAAGACCCGGGGATACACCGTTAACGTGATAGCCCGGGACACCGCTAACTGGACCCCCGACCAATCCCAGCAGAAGATGGACGCCTGGATCGGCGCCTATCGCGGCAAGTTCAACGTAGTGGCCGCCCAGAACGACGGTATGGCCCTGGGCGCCGTAGAATCTCTCATCCAGAACGGCTTTACCAAGACCGATTTCAGCGATGGTACCACTCTCACCGTTCCGGTGCTCGGTATTGACGCCACCCAGGATGCCATCAACTCCATGAGCGAGAATAAACTCTACGCCACGGTTTTACAGGATGCGGTTGGTCAGTCAGCAGCGGCCTTTGATGTGGTCTATCAGGTAGCTGCCGGTACTTACAAACCGGGCAATCCTGCCGGCGGAACTCCTGCGGCGACCACCCCCATTGATGAAACCCCGGCCAACGACGCCGCCATCATTGGGCAGTGTTACCTGGTCCCCTTTGTACCGGTAGACAAGGCTTCGGATTATTACAAGGCGAACGCTCCTAAATAA
- a CDS encoding substrate-binding domain-containing protein, which produces MIRIRSLIMPAILIVIMLAGSLIILFITRSPPRQNIRVTAVIKAVANDSEFWEVVKTGMRAAADEFGITLSIQGPWVESDVDGQMRIVADILKSDPPKALILAAADYIRLVPLVEQAAAAGIKVITMDSGVDSPLPLSFVATNNIEVGAKVAAEMIRILEAGRKLAIINHVQGATTAIEREEGARRVLQEDGRYPIIGTWFTDNFKENAYAITEQLLDVYPDLGGIMGMNEVSTLWAARAIQDRGYAGKVRVVGVDSSLTEIQLIEQGVIAATVIQKPFNMGYLAVRAAMDAAENHTLLPFIDTGSVLITEDNLYEPENQKLLFPFVE; this is translated from the coding sequence TTGATTCGAATTCGTTCCCTTATAATGCCTGCCATCCTGATAGTCATCATGCTGGCGGGAAGTCTGATCATCCTCTTTATTACCCGTTCGCCCCCTCGGCAGAATATCAGGGTTACTGCGGTGATAAAAGCGGTTGCCAACGATTCAGAATTCTGGGAAGTGGTCAAAACCGGGATGCGGGCAGCGGCGGATGAATTCGGTATTACCCTGAGCATCCAGGGGCCCTGGGTGGAAAGCGATGTGGATGGGCAGATGAGGATTGTTGCGGATATCCTGAAAAGCGATCCCCCCAAAGCGCTGATCCTGGCGGCTGCCGATTATATCCGGCTGGTCCCCCTGGTTGAACAGGCGGCGGCGGCGGGCATCAAGGTGATCACCATGGACTCCGGGGTGGACAGCCCCCTGCCCCTGAGCTTCGTGGCAACCAATAATATTGAGGTGGGGGCTAAGGTGGCTGCGGAGATGATACGCATCCTGGAAGCCGGGCGGAAGCTGGCTATCATCAACCATGTTCAAGGGGCCACCACCGCCATAGAGCGGGAGGAGGGAGCCCGGCGGGTGCTGCAAGAGGATGGCCGTTATCCCATCATCGGGACCTGGTTTACCGACAACTTTAAGGAAAACGCCTATGCCATCACGGAGCAGCTCCTGGATGTGTACCCCGACCTGGGGGGTATCATGGGTATGAACGAAGTTTCCACCCTCTGGGCCGCCCGGGCGATCCAGGACCGGGGATACGCCGGGAAGGTACGGGTAGTGGGGGTCGACAGTTCCCTTACGGAAATACAACTTATAGAACAGGGGGTTATTGCCGCCACGGTGATCCAGAAGCCCTTCAACATGGGCTACCTGGCGGTACGGGCCGCCATGGATGCGGCGGAAAACCATACCCTTCTCCCCTTTATCGACACCGGTTCGGTACTGATCACGGAGGACAACCTGTACGAGCCGGAAAATCAGAAGCTGCTGTTTCCCTTTGTAGAATAG